A genome region from Sphingobacteriaceae bacterium GW460-11-11-14-LB5 includes the following:
- a CDS encoding asparagine--tRNA ligase: MIKRQQIKDLLKSTAFDTEVTVMGWVRTFRNNQFIALNDGSCMSNIQVVIDFNNLPDELLKRITTGAAISATGKLIESLGKGQSVEIKATSVEILGDSDPEKFPLQPKKHSLEFLREIAHLRFRTNTFNAVFKVRHALAFAIHQFYNERGFVYMHTPVITASDAEGAGEMFKVTTLDFDNTPRSEDGKVDFSQDFFARATNLTVSGQLEGELAAMAFGQIYTFGPTFRAENSNTTRHLAEFWMIEPEVAFADLEDNMQLAEDMMKYVIKYALDHCKDELEFLNTRLAEEDKQKPQNERSEFSLLEKLDFCLANEFERLTYTEAIRILKSSKPNQKKQFKYLIDEWGADLQSEHERYLVEKHFKKPVILTDYPADIKSFYMRQNEPDAEGRQTVAAMDILFPGIGEMIGGSQREERLDRLTKRMEDLNIPQDELWWYLDTRRFGSAPHSGFGLGFERLVLFVTGMTNIRDVIAFPRFPKNAEF, encoded by the coding sequence ATGATTAAGAGACAGCAAATTAAAGATTTATTAAAGTCGACAGCATTTGACACAGAAGTAACGGTTATGGGATGGGTAAGAACTTTCCGTAATAATCAGTTTATTGCATTAAATGACGGGTCTTGCATGAGCAATATCCAGGTTGTGATCGATTTTAATAATTTACCTGATGAGCTGTTAAAAAGAATAACAACTGGTGCGGCCATTTCTGCAACTGGTAAATTAATCGAATCGCTTGGTAAAGGTCAATCTGTTGAAATTAAAGCCACAAGTGTAGAAATTTTAGGTGACAGTGATCCGGAAAAGTTTCCGTTGCAACCCAAAAAACACAGTTTGGAGTTTTTACGCGAGATCGCGCATTTGCGTTTCCGTACCAATACCTTTAATGCCGTTTTTAAAGTGCGTCATGCTTTGGCTTTTGCCATTCACCAATTCTATAACGAACGTGGTTTTGTGTACATGCACACGCCTGTAATTACCGCAAGTGATGCAGAAGGTGCCGGTGAGATGTTTAAAGTAACCACTTTAGATTTCGACAATACCCCACGCAGTGAAGATGGTAAAGTAGATTTCTCACAGGATTTCTTCGCCCGCGCAACCAACTTAACCGTATCGGGACAGTTGGAAGGTGAGTTAGCAGCAATGGCTTTCGGACAAATTTATACTTTCGGTCCTACCTTTAGGGCAGAAAACTCGAATACCACACGCCACCTGGCCGAATTCTGGATGATTGAACCAGAAGTGGCCTTTGCAGATTTAGAAGATAACATGCAGCTGGCAGAAGACATGATGAAGTATGTGATTAAATATGCTTTAGACCACTGCAAAGATGAATTAGAATTCTTAAATACCCGTTTAGCGGAAGAAGATAAACAAAAACCACAGAACGAACGCAGCGAATTTAGCTTGTTAGAGAAATTGGATTTCTGTTTAGCCAACGAATTTGAGCGCTTAACCTATACAGAGGCGATCAGGATTTTAAAATCTTCTAAACCCAACCAGAAGAAACAGTTTAAATACCTAATTGACGAATGGGGTGCCGATTTACAAAGTGAGCACGAACGTTACCTGGTAGAAAAACACTTTAAAAAACCTGTAATCTTAACGGATTATCCTGCTGATATTAAATCGTTCTACATGCGCCAGAATGAGCCGGATGCTGAAGGCAGACAAACGGTTGCTGCGATGGATATCTTATTCCCGGGTATTGGCGAAATGATTGGCGGATCGCAACGTGAAGAACGTTTAGACCGCTTAACTAAACGCATGGAAGATTTAAATATTCCGCAAGACGAACTTTGGTGGTATTTAGATACCCGCCGTTTTGGATCGGCCCCACACTCGGGTTTTGGTTTAGGTTTTGAACGTTTAGTATTGTTCGTAACCGGAATGACCAACATTCGTGATGTAATCGCTTTCCCAAGATTCCCGAAAAACGCAGAGTTTTAG
- a CDS encoding transglutaminase: protein MPIFKIKHITNYKYELPVRDSANQIILFPIKDDFQKVVKHDLNISGSPEIEIFIDYYGNEIGTFTQTEPHTQLKIFSKVSVETFAKPLPQDDMFSSEQWNSLNALKFEVPYIDYLRQESFEGITQLKETALTIRNTEDTPYQTAIKYCAHVFNNFEYIKGVTAVDTTIDEILNLKAGVCQDFAHILTAMLRLTGIPARYVSGYICPNRDGMRGEGATHAWAEAYLPEYGWLGLDPTNNCIANENHVRLAVGRNFTDCSPVKGVYKGGFEHIMEVNVSVGYNDEDFNDNETYFQPKEVNYPKPSGTISTARSKNSYQQYMEAIQQQQQQQQ, encoded by the coding sequence ATGCCCATTTTCAAAATCAAACATATCACCAACTACAAATATGAATTGCCGGTTCGCGATAGTGCGAATCAGATTATTTTATTTCCGATTAAAGATGATTTCCAGAAAGTGGTTAAACACGACCTGAATATCTCCGGAAGTCCTGAAATTGAAATTTTTATCGATTATTACGGCAATGAGATTGGTACTTTTACTCAAACTGAGCCCCATACACAATTGAAAATCTTCTCCAAGGTAAGTGTAGAAACCTTTGCAAAACCCTTACCGCAGGATGATATGTTTAGTAGTGAGCAATGGAACAGTTTAAACGCCTTAAAATTTGAAGTGCCCTATATCGATTATTTAAGGCAGGAAAGTTTTGAGGGCATTACCCAGTTAAAGGAAACGGCTTTGACGATCAGGAATACCGAAGACACCCCCTATCAAACCGCGATAAAATATTGTGCCCATGTGTTCAATAATTTCGAATACATTAAAGGCGTAACGGCGGTTGATACCACTATTGATGAAATTTTAAACCTTAAAGCAGGAGTTTGCCAGGATTTCGCGCATATATTAACGGCCATGTTACGCTTAACCGGCATCCCGGCGAGATATGTAAGCGGTTACATTTGCCCCAACCGAGATGGTATGCGCGGCGAAGGTGCAACGCACGCCTGGGCCGAAGCCTATTTACCCGAGTACGGCTGGCTGGGTTTAGATCCGACCAATAACTGTATTGCCAACGAAAACCATGTGCGACTGGCCGTAGGCCGTAACTTTACCGATTGTTCGCCGGTAAAAGGTGTTTACAAAGGTGGTTTCGAGCATATCATGGAAGTTAACGTATCTGTAGGTTATAACGATGAAGATTTTAACGATAACGAAACCTACTTCCAGCCAAAAGAAGTAAACTACCCCAAACCTTCAGGAACGATAAGCACCGCCAGATCGAAAAACAGCTATCAACAATATATGGAAGCCATTCAGCAACAACAGCAACAACAGCAGTAG
- a CDS encoding ferritin, translating into MKDLMRIKCLISQDIETLLNQQIKKEAHSSSLYLSMSSWCDQNGFDFSADYFLKQSEEERVHQLKLFKYVLDMGGNAISPEVSGIKTDFAGFREVFEDALEAEIAITQSFKNLASKCHKEQDFVTMEFLNWFLKEQREEEYKARRALELFEVIGEEGTGRWEIDKHVNKITYSEE; encoded by the coding sequence ATGAAAGACTTAATGCGCATTAAATGTTTAATATCACAGGATATCGAAACATTATTAAATCAGCAGATCAAAAAAGAAGCTCACTCTTCATCACTATATTTATCAATGTCATCATGGTGTGACCAAAATGGATTCGATTTTTCAGCAGATTATTTCTTAAAGCAATCTGAAGAAGAAAGAGTACACCAGTTAAAATTGTTCAAATACGTTTTGGATATGGGTGGAAACGCAATATCTCCGGAAGTTTCAGGCATCAAAACCGACTTCGCCGGATTTAGAGAAGTTTTCGAAGATGCTTTAGAAGCAGAAATTGCCATTACCCAAAGTTTTAAAAATCTGGCTTCTAAATGCCATAAAGAACAGGATTTTGTAACCATGGAATTTTTAAACTGGTTCCTGAAAGAGCAACGCGAAGAAGAATACAAAGCACGCAGAGCATTAGAATTATTCGAAGTGATTGGCGAAGAAGGTACAGGAAGATGGGAAATTGATAAACACGTGAATAAAATCACCTATTCAGAAGAATAA
- a CDS encoding MBL fold metallo-hydrolase, producing MKLHTINTGFFKLDGGAMFGVVPKAIWQKTNPADANNLCTWAMRCLLIEEGNQLILVDTGIGNKQDEKFFSHYYLHGNDSMEKSLAHLGFSTTDITDVFLTHLHFDHVGGAIVRENDKLIPAFKNAHYWSNEKHWQWAVEPNAREKASFLKENILPIQESGQLKFIEEKENIEWQKNINISFAYGHTDAMMLPKISYKGRTIVYMADLLPSVGHLPLPYVMAYDMFPLKTLTEKQAFLEEAVNNNYILYLEHDPINECCTLQRTEKGIRVAETFKLSDI from the coding sequence ATGAAACTCCACACCATAAATACAGGCTTCTTTAAACTCGATGGCGGTGCCATGTTTGGCGTTGTGCCCAAAGCCATCTGGCAAAAAACCAACCCGGCCGATGCGAACAATCTTTGTACCTGGGCGATGCGCTGCCTTTTAATTGAAGAAGGAAACCAGTTGATTTTGGTTGATACCGGGATAGGAAATAAACAGGATGAAAAGTTTTTCAGCCATTATTACCTGCATGGCAACGATTCGATGGAGAAATCGCTGGCACATTTGGGTTTCAGCACAACTGATATTACCGATGTATTTCTCACGCACCTGCATTTCGACCACGTGGGTGGAGCAATCGTTAGGGAAAATGACAAACTGATTCCTGCTTTTAAAAACGCACACTATTGGAGCAACGAAAAACACTGGCAATGGGCAGTAGAACCCAATGCAAGGGAAAAAGCTTCTTTCTTAAAAGAAAATATCCTTCCGATTCAGGAAAGCGGACAGCTAAAGTTTATAGAAGAAAAAGAAAATATCGAATGGCAGAAAAATATCAACATCAGTTTTGCTTATGGCCACACCGATGCCATGATGTTGCCTAAAATCAGCTACAAAGGCAGGACTATTGTGTACATGGCCGATCTTTTACCTTCAGTAGGTCATCTTCCCCTACCCTACGTCATGGCCTATGATATGTTCCCCTTAAAAACCTTGACAGAAAAACAGGCCTTTTTGGAAGAAGCCGTAAACAACAACTATATATTATACCTGGAGCACGATCCAATTAACGAATGCTGCACTTTACAGCGAACAGAAAAAGGAATACGCGTTGCAGAAACTTTTAAGCTCAGCGACATCTAA
- a CDS encoding dihydrolipoyl dehydrogenase, producing the protein MNYDVIVLGSGPGGYVAAIRASQLGLKVAIVERESLGGICLNWGCIPTKALLKSAQVFEYINHAADYGITTAGATADFAAVVKRSRGVADGMSKGVQFLMKKNKIDVIMGTGKVKPGNKLEVKGADGSQQELSAKNIIIATGARSRELPNLKQDGKKIIGYRQAMVLPELPKSMVVVGSGAIGVEFAYFYATMGTKVTIVEFMDNVVPVEDEDVSKQLLRSLKKVGIDVMTSASVESVDTSGAGCKVSVKTASGMQTIEADIVLSAAGIVANIENIGLEETGIKTEKGKIVTDEFYNTSVKGYYAIGDVVGGQALAHVASAEGIICVEKIAGQHAEPLDYNNIPGCTYCTPEIASVGYTEKAAKAAGYELKIGKFPFSASGKASAAGAKDGFVKLIFDAKYGELLGAHMIGANVTEMIAEIVVARKLETTGHEMIKSVHPHPTMSEAIMEAAADAYGEVIHL; encoded by the coding sequence ATGAATTACGACGTTATTGTTTTAGGCAGCGGCCCAGGTGGTTACGTAGCTGCAATCAGAGCTTCTCAATTGGGACTAAAAGTTGCAATTGTTGAGCGTGAATCATTAGGTGGTATTTGTTTAAACTGGGGCTGTATCCCTACTAAAGCACTTTTAAAAAGTGCTCAGGTTTTCGAATATATCAATCATGCTGCTGATTACGGAATTACTACTGCAGGTGCAACTGCTGATTTTGCTGCTGTAGTAAAACGCAGCCGTGGCGTTGCCGATGGCATGAGCAAAGGCGTTCAGTTTTTAATGAAAAAAAATAAAATTGACGTAATCATGGGTACTGGTAAAGTAAAACCAGGAAACAAATTAGAAGTTAAAGGTGCTGATGGTTCTCAACAAGAACTAAGTGCAAAAAATATCATCATTGCTACAGGTGCACGTTCAAGAGAATTACCTAACCTGAAACAAGATGGCAAAAAAATTATCGGCTACCGCCAGGCAATGGTACTTCCTGAATTACCAAAAAGCATGGTCGTAGTGGGTTCTGGTGCTATTGGTGTAGAGTTCGCTTATTTCTATGCTACCATGGGCACAAAAGTAACCATTGTAGAATTTATGGATAACGTTGTCCCAGTAGAAGACGAAGATGTATCTAAACAATTGTTACGCAGCCTGAAAAAAGTAGGTATCGATGTCATGACATCAGCAAGCGTTGAGTCTGTTGATACCAGCGGTGCAGGCTGTAAAGTTTCGGTTAAAACGGCTTCAGGTATGCAAACTATCGAGGCAGACATCGTGCTTTCGGCAGCAGGTATCGTAGCAAACATTGAAAACATTGGTTTAGAAGAAACCGGTATCAAAACTGAAAAAGGTAAAATTGTTACTGACGAATTCTACAACACTTCGGTTAAAGGTTATTATGCCATTGGTGATGTTGTGGGTGGTCAGGCTTTAGCACACGTGGCTTCTGCAGAAGGTATTATCTGTGTAGAAAAAATTGCTGGTCAGCATGCTGAGCCATTAGATTACAACAATATCCCGGGATGTACTTATTGCACACCAGAAATTGCTTCAGTAGGTTATACCGAAAAAGCAGCAAAAGCAGCAGGTTACGAATTAAAAATTGGTAAATTCCCGTTCTCTGCATCAGGTAAAGCAAGTGCTGCCGGTGCTAAAGATGGTTTCGTAAAATTAATTTTCGATGCTAAATACGGAGAATTATTAGGCGCACATATGATCGGTGCCAACGTTACTGAAATGATCGCCGAAATTGTAGTGGCCCGTAAACTGGAAACAACCGGTCATGAAATGATCAAATCTGTTCACCCTCACCCAACCATGAGCGAAGCTATTATGGAAGCTGCCGCTGATGCCTACGGAGAAGTGATACACTTATAA